The Methanomassiliicoccales archaeon genome includes a region encoding these proteins:
- a CDS encoding class I SAM-dependent methyltransferase, which translates to MTDISTQAIDDGKGSFSDEFYLEDGSPFRISGTPNGVMFPRWMQVAHCIDKRQSLILLAGEELVITKSIKVKKDTKLYVRYGAGIPKISSDGLVLEVSFSERLEKRKDVEMIASFSISGGQQTSQWREAHLDVSFLMGRQGYFIFKCLPGPKNDPIGDWLAIAELCVARVERLSLMKARTFHEQRSRNEIDHFSHVYRHTMYSQMQDERSNIAQGQARPVRKLHCSEINAVPYQIDRLNHIGPLSHESPYAYGSRLLAANITESAPDFVGRLKLKADNGKPLKVLSLCSGAARIEADFASHVGNNVEWSLLDINPDLLCMASKQFAPTVSLDLIEADANDLQYSGEKWDIIICVSALHHIVELEKLIEFCHKSLNDDGEFWSIGEYVGRNGNRLWPEALDVANGIFKELPEKFRLNRNTGTVDTEIPDNDYSVGCFEGIRSEDIEPTLERWFKPLDVFRRNCFLWRLLNLAYNDNYNAQNLDDRQLIVRMVEAELDHFKNGGRGTELFGVYKPR; encoded by the coding sequence ATGACCGATATTTCTACTCAAGCAATCGATGATGGCAAGGGCTCCTTTTCGGATGAGTTTTATCTCGAGGATGGATCACCATTCCGGATCTCAGGAACTCCGAATGGAGTTATGTTTCCAAGATGGATGCAGGTCGCCCATTGCATCGACAAGCGCCAATCGTTGATCTTGTTGGCTGGCGAAGAATTGGTGATCACAAAGAGCATTAAAGTTAAGAAAGACACGAAATTATATGTCCGATATGGTGCTGGGATACCGAAAATCAGTAGCGATGGTTTGGTCTTAGAAGTGAGCTTCTCTGAGCGATTAGAGAAACGAAAAGATGTGGAGATGATTGCTTCTTTCTCTATTTCCGGTGGTCAGCAGACATCACAATGGAGGGAAGCGCATCTCGATGTATCATTTTTAATGGGTAGGCAAGGATATTTCATTTTTAAATGCCTTCCAGGGCCGAAAAATGATCCGATCGGGGATTGGCTCGCCATCGCCGAACTATGCGTTGCGAGAGTAGAACGGTTATCTTTGATGAAAGCTCGTACCTTTCACGAACAGAGGTCCCGCAATGAAATCGATCATTTTAGTCATGTCTATCGTCACACCATGTATTCTCAAATGCAGGATGAACGGTCGAACATAGCTCAAGGTCAAGCCCGACCAGTTAGAAAATTGCATTGTAGTGAAATCAATGCTGTGCCATATCAGATAGATCGATTAAATCACATCGGACCGCTTTCTCATGAGTCCCCTTACGCCTACGGGTCGCGCTTGCTGGCTGCAAACATCACAGAGTCCGCCCCAGATTTCGTAGGGCGATTGAAATTAAAAGCTGATAATGGTAAGCCACTGAAGGTCCTGTCATTGTGTAGTGGAGCGGCCAGGATAGAAGCAGATTTTGCTTCGCACGTAGGGAATAATGTGGAATGGTCGCTTCTCGATATTAATCCAGATCTACTTTGCATGGCATCGAAACAGTTCGCTCCAACGGTGAGCCTTGATCTCATCGAAGCGGACGCGAATGATTTACAATATTCGGGTGAAAAATGGGACATCATCATTTGTGTCTCTGCGCTCCATCATATTGTTGAACTAGAAAAGCTAATTGAGTTCTGTCATAAAAGTCTGAACGATGATGGTGAGTTCTGGAGCATTGGAGAGTATGTGGGAAGGAATGGCAATCGACTGTGGCCGGAAGCTTTGGACGTAGCGAATGGGATATTTAAAGAGCTGCCAGAAAAATTCAGGTTGAATCGTAATACTGGCACTGTGGATACGGAAATTCCGGACAACGATTACTCAGTGGGTTGTTTTGAAGGGATCCGTAGCGAAGATATCGAGCCTACGTTAGAACGATGGTTCAAGCCATTAGACGTGTTTCGTAGAAATTGCTTCCTGTGGCGTTTACTGAATCTCGCATATAACGACAATTACAATGCCCAGAACCTCGATGACCGTCAGTTGATCGTCCGAATGGTGGAGGCTGAGCTCGATCACTTTAAGAATGGAGGGCGTGGCACTGAGCTTTTTGGGGTCTACAAACCTCGATAA
- a CDS encoding ABC transporter ATP-binding protein, whose translation MDHEVISIKGVGKVYRLYKKQSDRAKEALDPRRRKYHTDFHALEGVDLVVHQGETVGILGRNGSGKSTLLKILTGVSYQTSGEVVVKGKVAALLELGAGFNPEMTGMENIFLNGTMQGMSRQEIEKLVPAIVEFADIGEFIDQPVKTYSSGMFVRLAFALAINVDPEVLIVDEALSVGDIYFQAKCYRKFEDFKKAGKTILFVTHDMNSVLKYCDRAMVLHEGKKLAEGSPKSMVDLYKKVAVNLHTQSDDGVEIEERSTTSQDVPWKSSLVLNPNKLDYGDRKMCIVDFGLFDEDGAIIQSVIKQRECTFKMRVRIKEDVQSPIFALTIKDIKGNELTGTNSQFEMLDIPLLHEGEEYVVSFRQTMTLAGGQYLVSLGCTRFDERGEFVVHHRLYDIFFFQVVASKFVVGYFDMGMEMNIERIG comes from the coding sequence ATGGACCACGAGGTTATTTCCATCAAGGGGGTGGGGAAGGTATATCGGCTCTACAAGAAGCAGTCGGACCGGGCCAAGGAGGCCTTGGACCCCCGTCGCCGGAAGTACCACACGGACTTCCACGCCCTGGAAGGTGTGGACCTGGTGGTGCATCAGGGAGAGACCGTTGGGATACTGGGCCGGAACGGTTCTGGCAAGTCCACATTGCTCAAGATATTGACTGGGGTGTCCTACCAGACCTCCGGCGAGGTCGTGGTGAAGGGTAAAGTGGCCGCGCTCCTAGAACTGGGGGCGGGCTTCAATCCGGAGATGACCGGCATGGAGAACATCTTCCTCAATGGGACCATGCAAGGGATGAGCCGTCAGGAGATAGAGAAGCTGGTCCCGGCCATCGTGGAGTTTGCCGACATCGGGGAGTTCATAGACCAACCGGTGAAAACGTACAGCAGCGGCATGTTCGTTCGCCTGGCGTTCGCGCTCGCTATCAACGTCGACCCGGAGGTTCTCATCGTCGACGAGGCGCTGAGCGTGGGCGACATCTACTTCCAGGCCAAGTGCTACCGCAAGTTCGAGGACTTCAAGAAGGCCGGGAAGACCATCCTTTTCGTCACGCACGACATGAACAGCGTGCTGAAGTACTGTGATAGAGCGATGGTTTTACACGAAGGTAAGAAATTGGCCGAGGGTAGCCCGAAAAGTATGGTCGACCTATACAAGAAGGTCGCTGTGAACCTCCATACCCAATCGGATGATGGGGTGGAGATCGAGGAACGATCTACTACGTCTCAGGATGTTCCTTGGAAATCAAGCCTGGTCCTGAACCCCAATAAACTTGATTATGGGGACAGAAAAATGTGCATTGTCGATTTCGGCCTCTTTGATGAAGACGGTGCCATAATCCAGTCCGTAATCAAGCAGAGGGAGTGCACGTTCAAGATGCGCGTCCGTATCAAAGAAGATGTGCAGTCCCCCATTTTCGCTTTGACCATCAAGGATATCAAGGGGAACGAGCTGACCGGAACAAACTCCCAATTTGAGATGCTGGATATACCGCTCTTGCACGAAGGAGAGGAGTATGTGGTATCCTTCCGGCAGACCATGACGCTAGCGGGGGGGCAGTACCTTGTTTCCCTGGGATGCACCCGTTTTGACGAACGGGGCGAGTTTGTTGTGCATCATCGCCTCTATGACATATTCTTTTTTCAAGTGGTTGCATCAAAGTTCGTCGTGGGCTATTTTGACATGGGTATGGAGATGAATATTGAACGGATTGGATAA
- a CDS encoding ABC transporter permease, which translates to MGAQDIIRENVRSLGLIRSLTKSDFRTRYVGSYYGLLWEILQPLSLIFLFWFVFEFALGITTVEGVPFVLWFIIGLIPWFFFSDAWSNATNALTQYSFLVKKMVFKVEILPTVKIISSLLTSIIFHVILVIFLVIYGEGAHLSSLGVLYYLFCTFILVWGLSFLTSSIVVFFKDMRQMLTIILQFGIYLTPILWSQNAIPEEYHWLMLINPMAYVVDGYRTSILGEFTLDPLATVIFWAMTIVFLIAGSIVFQKLRPHLADVL; encoded by the coding sequence ATGGGCGCGCAGGACATCATTCGCGAAAATGTTCGATCCTTGGGACTTATCCGTTCCCTGACCAAATCTGACTTCCGCACCCGCTACGTCGGCTCCTATTACGGCCTGCTCTGGGAGATATTGCAGCCCCTGAGCCTGATCTTCCTCTTCTGGTTCGTCTTCGAGTTCGCTCTCGGCATAACCACTGTCGAGGGTGTGCCGTTCGTCCTATGGTTCATTATCGGCCTCATTCCTTGGTTCTTCTTCTCTGACGCCTGGTCCAATGCCACTAATGCTCTCACTCAGTATTCGTTCTTAGTCAAGAAGATGGTCTTCAAGGTTGAGATCCTACCTACAGTCAAGATCATTTCCTCGCTCCTCACCAGCATCATCTTCCACGTTATCTTAGTGATTTTCCTGGTCATTTATGGAGAGGGTGCGCATCTTTCTTCCCTTGGCGTGCTATACTACCTATTTTGCACATTCATACTTGTCTGGGGGCTTAGCTTCCTCACATCATCCATCGTGGTGTTCTTCAAGGACATGCGGCAGATGCTTACTATCATCCTGCAGTTCGGAATCTATCTCACGCCGATACTGTGGTCGCAGAACGCTATACCGGAAGAGTATCACTGGCTCATGCTCATCAACCCCATGGCCTACGTGGTCGACGGCTATCGAACCTCGATCTTAGGCGAGTTCACCTTGGACCCGCTCGCCACCGTTATCTTCTGGGCCATGACCATCGTGTTCCTGATCGCCGGAAGCATAGTCTTCCAAAAGCTGAGGCCGCACCTGGCGGACGTGCTGTGA